The following proteins are encoded in a genomic region of Coffea eugenioides isolate CCC68of chromosome 6, Ceug_1.0, whole genome shotgun sequence:
- the LOC113772959 gene encoding tropinone reductase 1-like gives MQAQVNNAASVIVKRAENSTWEDHSFLMGANIESPFHLSQLAYPLLKASEIGNIVFIASVAGRTALPGVSIYAATKGFGVSRIWRVNGQRIIFSSTLLHRGLFEPNYPQISSLLNLQRTWREELDQSLAGKYPPLLSRTPLRQFAEADEISPLVAFLCLPAASYITGQVIYVDGGFTAGTS, from the exons ATGCAG GCTCAGGTTAACAATGCTGCAAGCGTCATAGTTAAACGAGCTGAAAATTCTACTTGGGAAGATCATTCATTTTTGATGGGTGCAAATATCGAGTCACCTTTTCATCTGAGCCAACTAGCATACCCTCTGCTAAAAGCGTCAGAAATTGGAAATATCGTATTTATCGCCTCCGTGGCTGGTCGGACGGCACTGCCGGGGGTTTCAATATATGCAGCGACCAAAGGATTTGGCGTGTCAAGAATTTGGCGTGTGAATGGGCAAAGGATAATATTCTCGTCAACACTGTTGCACCGTGGGCTGTTCGAACCAAATTATCCACAAATTTCTTCATTGTTAAACTTGCAGCGAACTTGGAGG GAGGAGCTTGATCAATCTCTGGCGGGTAAGTACCCCCCATTGCTGAGTCGAACTCCTCTCCGTCAATTTGCAGAAGCTGATGAGATTTCACCGCTAGTGGCGTTCCTTTGCCTTCCTGCCGCCTCATATATTACTGGGCAGGTTATTTACGTCGATGGAGGATTCACAGCCGGTACATCCTAG